A window of the Streptomyces sp. NBC_01351 genome harbors these coding sequences:
- the sigJ gene encoding RNA polymerase sigma factor SigJ — protein MSGATVLADEAGYRPLLFSIAYGMTGSVGDAEDIVQDAFLGLTRAHQAGTTIAAPKAYLTTAVTRLGINYLGSARVRRETYVGEWLPEPVVVTTERPGPAEHAELADSLSMAFLVLLEALSPVERAVFMLREVFGYGYPEVAGATGKSEANCRQIFARARKRIAAGGQAVDDPAPAPPAPARKAEGDELARRFFEAAEGGDLDALLGMLAPDVVFHGDGGGKARALREPLTGARRVVQLLVGGLRRVGKLGAGPRAAWINGRPGAVIYDAEGRVTSVVELDIADGVVRGIHSVSNPDKLGHLGPLSDLALLPEQ, from the coding sequence GTGTCGGGAGCAACGGTTCTGGCGGACGAGGCCGGCTACCGGCCGCTGCTCTTCTCCATCGCCTACGGCATGACCGGATCGGTGGGCGACGCCGAGGACATCGTCCAGGACGCGTTCCTCGGGCTGACCCGGGCGCACCAGGCAGGGACGACGATCGCCGCTCCGAAGGCATACCTGACCACCGCCGTCACCCGGCTGGGCATCAACTACCTCGGCTCGGCACGCGTGCGGCGCGAGACGTACGTGGGGGAGTGGCTGCCCGAGCCGGTCGTCGTGACCACCGAGCGGCCGGGACCGGCCGAGCACGCGGAGCTGGCCGACTCGCTGTCGATGGCCTTCCTCGTACTGCTGGAGGCGCTGTCGCCGGTGGAGCGGGCGGTGTTCATGCTGCGCGAGGTGTTCGGGTACGGCTACCCGGAAGTGGCGGGCGCGACCGGCAAGTCGGAGGCGAACTGCCGGCAGATCTTCGCCCGGGCCAGGAAGCGCATCGCGGCGGGAGGGCAGGCGGTCGACGATCCCGCGCCCGCACCCCCGGCCCCGGCGCGGAAGGCGGAGGGTGACGAGCTCGCCCGCAGGTTCTTCGAGGCCGCCGAGGGTGGCGACCTGGACGCGCTGCTCGGCATGCTCGCGCCGGACGTGGTCTTCCACGGGGACGGCGGCGGCAAGGCGCGGGCGCTCAGGGAGCCGCTGACCGGTGCGCGGCGCGTGGTGCAGCTGCTCGTCGGGGGTCTGCGCAGGGTCGGGAAGCTGGGTGCCGGGCCTCGGGCGGCCTGGATCAACGGCCGACCGGGCGCCGTGATCTACGACGCCGAGGGTCGCGTGACCAGCGTGGTCGAACTCGACATCGCCGACGGGGTGGTCCGGGGGATCCACTCCGTCTCCAACCCCGACAAGCTCGGCCACCTCGGACCGCTGTCCGACCTCGCGCTGCTGCCGGAGCAATAG
- a CDS encoding TIGR04222 domain-containing membrane protein → MRGQHVRMDVYEIAYLAGGPQRAAEVALLGLRERGLVTLVGPRVQSGPQAAGGHPVERALAGLCPRGKGVGAVLAAVAAGPEVAEVRTRLRAAGMLGRVRARPTAAGRRERAAARASGAWPAYVFDGPPAVPDRLLRRVVQQAHPLPTGLGRSLIRMGRALDRADHRDDDHGGGASCGGGGGGGD, encoded by the coding sequence GTGCGCGGACAACACGTACGCATGGACGTGTACGAGATCGCGTACCTGGCCGGGGGGCCGCAGCGGGCGGCCGAGGTGGCCCTGCTCGGGCTGCGGGAGCGGGGGCTGGTCACGCTGGTGGGGCCCAGGGTGCAGTCCGGGCCCCAGGCTGCCGGCGGGCATCCCGTCGAGCGGGCCCTCGCCGGGCTGTGCCCGCGTGGGAAGGGCGTGGGGGCGGTGCTGGCGGCTGTTGCGGCGGGGCCGGAGGTCGCGGAGGTACGGACTCGGCTGCGGGCGGCGGGGATGCTGGGCCGGGTCCGGGCCCGGCCCACGGCGGCCGGACGACGGGAGCGGGCCGCGGCGCGGGCGTCGGGCGCGTGGCCCGCGTACGTCTTCGACGGGCCGCCGGCGGTGCCGGACCGGCTGCTGCGGCGCGTCGTCCAGCAGGCGCACCCGCTGCCCACCGGGCTCGGCCGCTCCCTGATCCGGATGGGCCGCGCCCTGGACCGCGCCGACCACCGGGACGACGACCACGGCGGGGGCGCGTCCTGCGGTGGTGGCGGTGGCGGTGGTGACTGA
- a CDS encoding DUF3995 domain-containing protein, with amino-acid sequence MSIEGYVPPGRGVRVAGWLAAGGMLVYAGLKVYMALRGEIGMPGSPAPPEVQARFEHPALAQAGNAALGVGAAAVAWAAVARWGARIPRWLLLGALALAVVMQLAGAVVTVARGGPGMSLSDWAMSGVQLAAWCVVTVSYAARTRGPARVRPWAAYAAYGAYGAFGCALAYGLMKLNWALGGAFLARETPLPPTLREDLLARTDGMVAGHWLSVALAVLGMAAALHLAGHFGPHGRLRRRVLLVGAWAGCAFMAARAVGLLGYGFAGDLLVFSGRASVPAEYATFAREQAWWDLLLWSPYWLLFGACWGVAARRYRRADGPGRAAVSHAGQAVGA; translated from the coding sequence ATGAGCATTGAGGGGTACGTGCCCCCGGGGCGCGGGGTGCGGGTGGCCGGCTGGCTGGCGGCGGGCGGGATGCTCGTCTACGCGGGGCTGAAGGTGTACATGGCGCTGCGCGGGGAGATCGGCATGCCGGGCAGCCCGGCGCCGCCGGAGGTACAGGCCCGCTTCGAGCATCCCGCCCTGGCTCAGGCGGGCAACGCGGCGCTGGGGGTGGGCGCGGCGGCGGTGGCGTGGGCGGCCGTCGCCCGCTGGGGGGCTCGGATACCGCGCTGGTTGCTGCTGGGGGCGCTCGCGCTCGCGGTGGTGATGCAGCTGGCGGGGGCCGTGGTCACCGTGGCGCGCGGGGGCCCCGGGATGTCGCTGTCGGACTGGGCGATGAGCGGGGTGCAGCTCGCGGCGTGGTGCGTGGTGACGGTGTCGTACGCCGCCCGCACGCGCGGCCCGGCACGGGTTCGCCCATGGGCGGCGTACGCGGCGTACGGGGCATACGGGGCATTCGGCTGCGCGCTGGCGTACGGGCTGATGAAGCTCAACTGGGCCTTGGGCGGCGCCTTCCTGGCCCGCGAGACCCCCTTGCCGCCGACCCTGCGGGAGGATCTGCTGGCCCGCACCGACGGCATGGTGGCCGGTCACTGGCTCTCGGTGGCCCTGGCCGTCCTGGGCATGGCGGCCGCCCTCCACCTCGCCGGCCACTTCGGCCCGCACGGGCGGCTGCGCCGCCGGGTGCTGCTGGTCGGCGCGTGGGCGGGCTGCGCCTTCATGGCCGCCCGCGCGGTCGGCCTCCTCGGCTACGGCTTCGCCGGTGACCTGCTCGTGTTCTCGGGCCGGGCTTCCGTACCCGCTGAGTACGCCACCTTCGCCCGCGAGCAGGCCTGGTGGGACCTCCTGCTGTGGTCCCCGTACTGGCTCCTGTTCGGCGCGTGCTGGGGAGTTGCCGCCCGGCGCTACCGGCGCGCCGACGGGCCCGGGCGGGCGGCCGTCAGCCACGCGGGGCAGGCTGTTGGCGCCTGA